Proteins encoded by one window of Conger conger chromosome 1, fConCon1.1, whole genome shotgun sequence:
- the LOC133109302 gene encoding CD276 antigen-like, protein MFLIFATVLSLLRFTGSFEVTVPQRRVLAVLGQPVVLGCSYTPDPKEGLDSLVVTWQRSEDQQVVHSFYYGRSQLDKQSPNYAGRTELYPALLQAGNASLRLQRVGPADTGRYLCTVSSLQGSGKGEVQLEYAAPYAEPRLNIQVKCSSISLQFESEGYPAPQVQWTGTPGKNLSTQEEVSGPGEDGLFLLRTSVTVEDPGPGVNLSFVLKNSALGQELLRPISFSLAPGGLGNSIDGTRLTIVLLISALCLLVCLGLAAFAYIRRQRT, encoded by the exons ATGTTTCTCATCTTTGCAACAGTTCTCTCTCTGCTTCGCTTCACAG gttCCTTCGAGGTGACTGTCCCGCAGCGAAGGGTGTTGGCGGTGCTGGGTCAGCCGGTGGTTTTGGGGTGCAGCTACACTCCGGACCCCAAGGAGGGGCTGGACAGCCTGGTGGTGACgtggcagaggtcagaggaccaGCAGGTCGTCCACAGCTTCTATTATGGGCGGAGTCAGCTGGACAAGCAGAGCCCGAACTACGCGGGCCGCACCGAGCTCTACCCCGCCCTGCTCCAGGCCGGGAACGCCTCACTGCGGCTGCAGCGGGTCGGCCCGGCGGACACGGGCCGGTACCTCTGCACCGTCAGCAGCCTACAGGGATCCGGCAAGGGAGAGGTCCAGCTGGAGTACGCAG caccTTACGCCGAGCCCAGGCTTAACATCCAGGTGAAGTGTAGCAGCATCAGCCTGCAGTTTGAGAGCGAGGGCTACCCGGCCCCCCAGGTCCAGTGGACGGGCACACCGGGGAAGAACCTGAGCACCCAGGAGGAGGTGTCCGGGCCCGGGGAGGATGGGCTCTTCCTCCTGCGGACCAGCGTGACGGTGGAGGACCCCGGACCGGGAGTCAACCTCAGCTTCGTCCTGAAGAACTCCGCCCTGGGACAGGAGCTCCTGAGACCCATCAGCTTCAGCCTGG ctcCAGGTGGCCTTGGAAATTCGATAGACGGCACCAGGTTGACCATTGTGCTGCTGATAAGCGCTCTGTGCCTGCTGGTGTGCCTGGGCCTGGCGGCCTTCGCCTACATCCGCCGGCAGAGGACTTGA